One genomic window of Gossypium hirsutum isolate 1008001.06 chromosome D11, Gossypium_hirsutum_v2.1, whole genome shotgun sequence includes the following:
- the LOC121223242 gene encoding TMV resistance protein N-like — protein sequence MLFDESFNFFNAHEGKAIISHRLSHKKVLVVLNGVDNLQHLKYLVGRRDWFSLGSRIIVTIRDEHLLQSYRVDGVYKPTTLRDNDALHLFNLKAFGCETVPKEDFIELAKHIVGYASGLPLALKVLGSFLCHRDAKQWKSAIERLERDSNKEILDRLQINFDGLEEREKNIFLDIACFFNREKRFCNESIGWL from the coding sequence ATGTTGTTTGATGAAAGCTTCAATTTTTTCAATGCTCATGAAGGCAAAGCCATAATTAGCCATAGGTTGTCTCACAAAAAAGTTCTTGTTGTTCTTAATGGTGTTGATAACCTACAACACTTGAAATACTTGGTTGGAAGGCGTGATTGGTTCAGTTTAGGGAGTAGAATCATTGTAACAATAAGAGATGAACATTTGCTCCAATCTTATCGAGTTGATGGTGTGTATAAGCCTACAACATTGAGAGACAATGATGCacttcatcttttcaatttgaaAGCTTTCGGTTGCGAGACAGTGCCCAAAGAGGATTTCATTGAGCTTGCTAAACATATCGTAGGTTATGCTAGTGGACTCCCCTTAGCTCTTAAAGTTTTGGGTTCTTTTCTGTGTCATAGAGATGCAAAGCAATGGAAAAGTGCAATAGAAAGACTTGAAAGAGATTCTAATAAAGAAATTCTTGACAGACTTCAAATAAATTTTGATGGACTGGAAGAAAGGGAGAAGAATATATTTCTAGATATAGCATGCTTCTTTAATAGGGAAAAAAGATTTTGTAATGAAAGTATTGGATGGTTGTGA
- the LOC107929726 gene encoding disease resistance protein RPV1 yields the protein MSSLPSTSSSIPRQKEYDVFLSFRGEDTRHNFTDHLYDALRRSGIVTFRDDPKLEVGEEIAPELSKAIQQSWCSVIVFSENYVFSGWCLEELAEIVNQKEENGHKVFPIFYGVDPSDLRKQKEKVEAAFAKHEERYKEDEAKIRRWRNALTEVANIKGWHSNNRHESEFIGDIVKKISAKLCQTYPIDHDELVGISPSLDELHSEIEIGEDDVRIIGICGMGGIGKTTLARVVYNQMSPHFEGKSFLADVREVSEKCGLVSLQKQFLSQILFDESFNFFNVHEGKTIISHRLSHKRVLVVLDDVDNLQHLKCLAGRRDWFGLGSRIIVTTRDEHLLRSYRVDGV from the exons ATGTCCTCGTTACCCTCAACTTCCTCGTCTATTCCTAGACAAAAAGAATATGACGTATTCTTGAGTTTTAGAGGTGAAGATACTCGTCATAACTTCACAGACCATCTCTATGATGCTTTGAGAAGGAGCGGAATCGTCACTTTCAGGGATGATCCAAAGCTGGAGGTCGGCGAAGAGATTGCACCTGAGCTCTCCAAAGCAATTCAACAATCATGGTGCTCAGTAATCGTTTTCTCGGAAAACTATGTCTTTTCAGGTTGGTGCTTGGAGGAACTTGCTGAGATTGTTAATCAAAAGGAGGAGAATGGTCATAAAGTATTTCCAATTTTCTATGGCGTGGATCCATCtgatttaagaaaacaaaaagagaaagtaGAAGCAGCTTTTGCCAAACACGAAGAGAGATACAAGGAAGATGAAGCAAAGATCCGAAGGTGGAGAAATGCTTTAACTGAAGTGGCTAATATCAAGGGATGGCACTCAAATAatag GCATGAATCAGAATTTATTGGAgacattgttaaaaaaatatcagCAAAGTTATGTCAAACATATCCAATTGACCATGATGAGTTAGTTGGAATCAGTCCAAGCTTGGATGAGTTGCATTCGGAAATAgaaattggggaagatgatgtcCGTATCATAGGAATTTGTGGTATGGGTGGCATTGGAAAAACGACTCTTGCAAGAGTTGTTTACAATCAAATGTCACCTCATTTTGAAGGTAAAAGCTTTCTTGCTGATGTTCGAGAAGTTTCAGAAAAATGTGGACTTGTTTCTTTACAGAAACAATTCCTTTCCCAAATCTTGTTTGATGAAAGCTTCAATTTTTTCAATGTTCATGAAGGGAAAACCATAATTAGCCACAGGTTGTCTCACAAAAGAGTTCTTGTTGTTCTTGATGATGTTGATAACCTACAGCACTTGAAATGCTTGGCTGGAAGGCGTGATTGGTTTGGTTTAGGGAGCAGAATCATTGTAACAACAAGAGATGAACATTTGCTCCGATCTTATCGAGTTGATGGTGTATAA
- the LOC121223243 gene encoding disease resistance protein RUN1 → MLDARQWTSAIERLERDSSKEILDRLQISFDGLEEREKNIFLDIACFFNGEEKDFVMKVLDGCEFFPDIGIDVLIKKSLLTVEYNQLRMHDLLLEMGRKIVKEKSVDEPGKRCRLWVEKDVYHVLTTQTDEHDDFTDDIPFHQENPPHHPPLSTVLLLLLPP, encoded by the exons ATGTT AGATGCAAGGCAATGGACAAGCGCAATAGAAAGACTTGAAAGAGATTCTAGCAAAGAAATTCTTGATAGGCTTCAAATAAGTTTTGATGGATTGGAAGAAAGGGAGAAGAATATATTTCTAGATATAGCATGCTTCTTTAATGGGGAGGAGAAAGATTTTGTAATGAAAGTACTGGATGGTTGTGAGTTTTTTCCAGATATTGGAATTGATGTTCTTATTAAAAAATCTTTACTAACCGTTGAATACAACCAATTGCGGATGCATGATTTGCTACTAGAAATGGGAAGAAAAATTGTTAAAGAAAAATCTGTTGATGAACCTGGAAAACGTTGCAGATTGTGGGTGGAAAAAGATGTTTACCATGTACTAACTACACAAACT GATGAGCATGATGACTTCACTGATGATATCCCTTTCCACCAGGAGAATCCACCTCATCATCCACCTTTGAGTACTGTACTACTACTTCTGCTGCCACCTTAA